The nucleotide window CCTCTCCCAGGCCTGTCTGCTTGGGACCCACCACTTCCCCCAACTCGGAGGTGATGGTGACCTCCTCGCCTGGCAACAGATACCGGTGATAGGTCTGTTCACAGTTGGTGGCGACCACGCCAATGTAGCCCGCATCGTCGAACAGCTTCATGACGGGGCCCAGCGGATCATCCTTGGGCCGTTCGCCGCCCAGACCGAACATGGTCCACACCTGGATCATTGCCGGTGGGGCGACGATCCCCGGATGGCCGGCGGCCCGGGCAGCGGCTTCTTCGACGTAGATCGGGTTGTGGTCGCCGATCGCCTCGACCCAGTTGTTGATCATCGGCTGGTTCACCGGGTCCCGCGCGGCACGCGGCTTGCTGCTACCGGCCGCCTTGATCTGCGCGACAGCTTCCTCGATGTCACTCATCGCGGCACCCGAGGCACCTTGAGGCCGGAGGCCGCGATCATCTCTCGCATGACCTCGTTCACGCCCCCGCCGAAGGTGATCACCAGATTGCGTTTAGTTTGGGCGTCCAGCCACTCGAGCAGCTCGCCGGTATCTGGTTCTGCGGCGTTGCCGTACCTTCCGACGATCTCCTCAGCAAGTCGGCCAACATGCTGAACACGTTCGGTGCCAAACACTTTCGTCGCCGCGGCATCGGCGACGTTGATGTCCTCACCAGCGGCCGACACCTGCCAGTTGAGCAACTCGTTGATGCGCCAGATCGCGCGTATTTCACCGAGCGCGCGTCGGACGTCTTCGTGATCGATCGGCCTGACACCGTCACCACCCGGTTTCGACGCCCAGGTGTGCACCCGATCATAGATGCTGGCGAACCGGCCGGCCGGCCCCAGCATCACCCGCTCATTGTTGAGCTGGGTTGTGATCAAACGCCATCCACCGTTTTCCTCCCCCACCAGCATGTCCGCCGGGACCCGCACATCGTTGTAGTAGGTCGCGTTGGTGTGATGCGCACCATCGGAAAGTATGATCGGCGTCCAGGAGTACCCAGGATCTTTGGTATCGACGATCAGAATCGAAATACCTTTGTGTTTAACGGCTTCCGGATCTGTTCGACAGGCCAGCCAAATATAGTCGGCGTCGTGGGCACCGGTGGTGAAGATTTTTTGGCCATTGACGATGTAGTGGTCGCCGTCGCGGACCGCGGTAGTGCGCAGCGATGCCAGGTCGGTACCCGCTTCGGGCTCG belongs to Mycobacterium basiliense and includes:
- the fadE29 gene encoding acyl-CoA dehydrogenase FadE29; this translates as MFIDLTPEQRQLQAELRQYFSNLISSDEMKEMEKDRHNAAYRAVIRRMGQDGKLGVGWPKEFGGLGFGPIEQQIFVNEAHRADVPLPAVTLQTVGPTLQVYGSEMQKKKFLPAILAGEVHFAIGYTEPEAGTDLASLRTTAVRDGDHYIVNGQKIFTTGAHDADYIWLACRTDPEAVKHKGISILIVDTKDPGYSWTPIILSDGAHHTNATYYNDVRVPADMLVGEENGGWRLITTQLNNERVMLGPAGRFASIYDRVHTWASKPGGDGVRPIDHEDVRRALGEIRAIWRINELLNWQVSAAGEDINVADAAATKVFGTERVQHVGRLAEEIVGRYGNAAEPDTGELLEWLDAQTKRNLVITFGGGVNEVMREMIAASGLKVPRVPR